The Ahaetulla prasina isolate Xishuangbanna chromosome 4, ASM2864084v1, whole genome shotgun sequence genome has a window encoding:
- the LOC131196860 gene encoding uncharacterized protein LOC131196860 yields MSGPMSKPVSRLKTEPMSRLMTRSMVLDLKSSGKIPAADGTCGKTTIWQSGNPGGRQAGNQQAGRPASQQGWQGRLSISGERQTAPPRNERHCPFPASRQAHRPASQQSGQPADRKASWPPNLQGAPFRTPQDGHCRPLPSHASRIIHAENQQAGRPASQRGRQGRLSITGERQTAPPEMNRSCSSVAQNIIDHLLCDPGPILSLACQPLGKVPSICQVFMNTVFADNFIFVVLSYSMVILTRM; encoded by the coding sequence ATGTCGGGGCCAATGTCTAAGCCAGTGTCCAGGCTCAAGACAGAGCCAatgtccaggctcatgaccagGTCGATGGTATTAGATCTCAAATCCAGCGGAAaaattccagccgccgatggtacTTGCGGCAAAACGACAATCTGGCAATCCGGCAATCCGGGAGGCCGACAGGCCGGAAATCAGCAGGCCGGCAGGCCCGCAAGCCAGCAGGGCTGGCAAGGCCGGCTGTCCATCTCCGGGGAGCGCCAAACCGCACCCCCCCGAAATGAGCGCCACTGTCCCTTTCCCGCGAGCCGGCAAGCCCACAGGCCCGCAAGTCAGCAGtccggccagccagcagatcgaaaagccagctggccgccaaatcttcagggagcgccgttccgcaccccccaagatggcCACTGCCGTCCGCTGCCCAGTCATGCCTCCCGAATCATCCACGCCGAAAaccaacaggccggcaggcccgcaagccagcggggccggcaaggccggctGTCCATCACCGGGGAGCGCCAGACCGCACCCCCCGAAATGAACAGAAGTTGTTCTTCTGTAGCTCAAAACATCATCGACCACTTATTATGTGACCCTGGACCAATTCTATCCTTGGCATGTCAACCCTTAGGAAAGGTTCCTTCTATTTGTCAAGTGTTTATGAACACCGTGTTTGCAGACAACTTCATCTTTGTTGTGCTTTCTTACAGCATGGTGATTCTCACACGGATGTAA